The genomic DNA ACCGAGCCAATTGCATTCCCTGAACTCCGCGAATATGTGACCGGGCTTGCTCGGATACGCTCGGACCGCCTCGGCGAAGGAGCCGAGAGACGATGGTGATGGCGGGGATCTCACCCGCCATCGACCAGCCCTTACAGGTATTGCTTGGACTTCATGGCGCGTTCGGCTTCGCGTTTGTCCTGCGCTTCGCGCAGTGCCTGTCGCTTATCCCATTCCCGCTTGCCGCGGGCCAGGGCGATCTCGACCTTGACGCGTGAACCGTCGAAGTACAGCTCCAGCGGGACCAGGGTCCGGCCGGATTCCTTGACTTTCTGCGAGATCTTGAGGATCTCCTCGCGGTGGAGCAGCAGCTTACGACGACGGCGGGCCGAGTGGTTCGTCCATGTCCCCTGCAGGTATTCGGGAATGTAGACGTTCTCCAGCCAGGCCTCATTCTGGAAGATGAGGGCGAAGCCGTCGGTGAGCGAGGCTCGACCTTCGCGCAGCGATTTCACCTCGGTGCCGGTGAGTACGAGCCCGGCCTCCCACGTGTCTTCGATGTGATAGTCGTGGCGCGCCTTGCGGTTCCTCGCGATGACTTTCTTGCCTGTGTCCTTCGGCATAACCGGCCTCCTCTCTGCTCCCGATTCTGCTCCCGATCACCTGTGCACGCGTTCGCGGGCACAGCCACCAATTCTAGCCCATCGGCCCCCTTCCGCACGCCCGTCCCCTCCCAGAACTACCTGACGGCGGCCCTGCAACCTCGCGCGAGGTTGCTGGGCCGCCGTCAGGTAGCAATTAGAAGATGAAGGGTTTGGGATCGACGTAGCCGCCGTTCTCCATGATCTCGAAGTGGAGGTGGCAGCCGGTCGACGCGCCCGTCGTGCCGGAGTACGAGATGATGTCGCCCTTCTTGACCCTCTGCCCGTCGTGGACCTTGAGCTTCGTGTTGTGGTTGTAGGTCGACGCGATCGAATTGCCCTTGATCTTGCCGTGGGAGATGACGACGCGGTTGCCGTAGCCGCCGGTCCAACCGGAGGTGACGACGATTCCGTCGCCTGCCGAACGGATCGGGGTTCCGCAGGGCACTCCGAAGTCCATTCCCGTGTGCAGCTTCCGCGCACCGGTGATCGGGTGGACGCGGTATCCGAACGGAGACGTCGTCGGGTATCCCTTGGCCGGATTGGCCAGGACTCCGTCACCGAAGACGAACTTGCCCTTCTTCTCCTGTTCCTTCTCCCACTCCCGGACCTTCTCGGCCAGACGCTCCTGCTCGGCCTTCTCGTCGGCGAGCTGCTTCTCGGTCTTGTCCTTGTTGTCGGAGATCGTCTTCTCCGCATCGTCCTTCGCGGAGATGAGGTCGTTGAGGCTGTCGGCCTTCTTCTTCGCATCGACCTGCGCGGCCTCTTTGGCCAGCACCGCCTCGGCGGCTTCGTCCTTGAGGTCGGAGATCTTATCCGTCACGCCCGAGAGCCGCTCTTCGTTGTTCTTGTTCAGCGCCCGCTGTTCGGAGAGCTTGTCGATCGTGCGCTGTTGGGATCGCACCGCCGAGTCGACACGGCCGATGCCGCCGTCGGCGCTCGTGCCCTCGGCCATCTGCAGCAGCATCGCCAGATCGGAGGTGATGCCCGAGTTCTGGTAGGCCTGTCGTCCGATGCGCGCCGCCGAGGTCTTGTGCTTGTCGATCTCCTCCGTGCCGGACTTGATCGTGTCCTTGAGATCCTTCTGCGCGTTCTCCGCCGAAGTCAGGCGTGCGGCCATGTCCTGGTCCTTCTCGATCGCCTCAGCCAGTGCATCGTCGGCGGCCTTCGATTCGGCTTCGGCGTCCGGCAGCTTCTCCTGCGCGGCATCGCGTTCGGCGATGACGCGGGCGAGATCCTCGTCGAGGCCTTCGAACTCCTGTTGGAGTTCCTTGACGCGTTCGTCGACCTCGCTCTTGTCGTCGCGAGGATCGGCCACCACCGAGGCGACCGGCATGACCACTGCCAGCGCAGCTGCCGTGAGGACGAGTCCGAGTCTGCGTCTCATCTCAGACCTTCGTGTACTTGTTGAGCGTGATCAGCGACGATGCTCCGGCCATGAGCACGCCGATGATGATGAGCACGGGGGTGATGAGGAGGACGTCCCATCCGGAGATGAGGCTGAATCCCGTGGCCTGCGACTGCAGCCAACCGCTGACTCCGAAGTGGACGAGCAGCCCCAGAGCACCGGCGGACAGGGTCGCGCCGATGGCAGAGGCGATGACGCCCTCGAGCAGGAACGGCATCTGGATGAAGGTGTTCGACGCGCCGACCAGTCTCATGATGCCGGTCTCCCGGCGTCGGGAGAACGCGGAGAGTCGAATGGTGGTGGCGATGAGCAGCATCGCGCACAGCAGCATGATGCCGGCGATCGCGATCGCCACGATGGTCGCGATGTTGAGCACCCCGAACAGTCGATCGAGCAGCTGATTCTGGTCGACGACCTCTTCCACCCCGGGCGTCGACGAGAACGTCTCCTTGATGATGTCGTACTTCTCGGCGTCCTTGAGCTTGACCCGGAAGGACTCGTTCATCTCATCCTTGGGCACGGTACCCTCGAGGCTGGTGCCCTTGAACTGCTCCTGGAAGTGCTCGTAGGCCTCGGTCTTGTCCTCGAAGTAGACCTTGTCGACGTAGGGGGCCAGATCGGAGCTTTCGAGTTCTGACCGGATCTGATCCTTCTGGTCTCCAGTGACCTCACCGTCGACGCAGTTCGTCGCCTCCGAATCCGGCGGGCACAGGAACACTGAGACCTGCACACGGTCGTACCAGAAGTCCTTCATCTGCCCGACCTGCATCTGCAGCAGGATCGCGGCTCCGACGAAGAGCAGGGACACGAAGGTCACGAGCACGACGGAGATGACCATGGAGAAGTTCCGGCGCAGACCCGAGACGACTTCGGAGAGGATGAAACCGGCCCTCATGAGGCGACTCCGTAGGTGCCTTCTTCGACGTCGCGGACGATTTCGCCTTCGCGCAGTTCGATGACCCGCCGGCGCATCCGGTTGACGATCTCGCCGTCGTGAGTGGCCATGAGCACGGTGGTGCCGTTGCGGTTGATCTTCTCAAGCACGTTCATGATGTCGGCGCTTGTGGCCGGGTCGAGGTTACCCGTCGGCTCGTCGGCGAGCAGGATTCCGGGTTTGTTGACCACGGCGCGGGCGATGGCCACACGCTGCTGCTCACCGCCGGAGAGCTCACTGGGATAGCGTTTCTCCTTGCCGGCCAGGCCCACGGTCTCGAGGACGTCGGGGACGAGGGTCGACATGGCTGCGCGGGACTTTCCGATCACCTGGAGGGCGAAGGCCACATTGGCGAACACGGTCTTGTTCGGCAGCAGACGGAAGTCCTGGAACACGGTTCCGATCCCCCGCCGCAGGTAGGGCACCTTCCAGCTGGGCATCTTCACCACGGACTTTCCAGCGATGTGAATGCGTCCGGCGCTGGGGACCTCTTCACGCAGAATCAGTCGGATGACCGTGGACTTTCCCGATCCGGAGGCCCCGACGAGAAACACGAATTCCCCGCGGTCAGCCTCGAACGAGATGTCATCGAGTGCTTTGCGGGAACGTGTGTCGTAGGACTTCGAAACGGAGTCGAATCTGATCAAGTCGGTCTTCAATCATGTTGCGGGTGGCTCGGCCGATTCCACTGTACGTAACAGTTCCGTGATGTTCGCGGAGGCGGCCGGGCGTGTGTTGCGATCTGATGAAGTTCACAGTCGCCTCGGTGATGGTCGAAACCTCGCCGAGGCGGCCGACCCTCAGTCGGCCCTCGACCGAGCGATACGGCTCGGTACCGTTGGCCGAAGGATCAGGCCTCGGCCTCTTCGGCCATCTCCTGTTCCTTGCGCCAGCGGATGCCGGCTTCGATGAGTCCGTCGAGATCACCGTCGAAGACGGCCGAGGGGTTGTTGACCTCGTAGCCGGTGCGCAGGTCCTTGACCATCTGGTACGGATGGGTGACGTAGGAGCGCATCTGGTCGCCCCAGCTGGCCTTGATGTCACCGGCCAGCTCCTTCTTCTGCGCGGCCTCTTCCTGGCGCTTGAGGTCGAGCAGTCGCGACTGGAGGACGCGCATCGCGGCCTCACGGTTCTGGATCTGGGACTTCTCGTTCTGCATACTCACGACCACGCCGGTGGGGATGTGCGTGATGCGCACGGCCGAGTCCGTCGTGTTCACCGACTGCCCACCGGGGCCCGAGGACCGGTAGACGTCGATGCGCAGATCGTTCTCGTCGATCTCGACATGGTCGGTCGATTCGATGAGCGGGACCACCTCGACGGCAGCGAAGGAGGTCTGACGGCGGCCCTGGTTGTCGAAGGGACTGATCCGCACGAGACGGTGAGTGCCCGCTTCGACCGACAGCGTGCCGTAGGCGTAGGGCGCGTCGATCTGGATGGTCGCGGACTTGATGCCCGCACCTTCGGCATAGGAGGTGTCGAGCTCCTGGACCTTGTAGCCGCGGTTCTCCGCCCACCGGACGTACATGCGGGTGAGCATCTGCGCCCAGTCGGTCGCGTCGTCGCCGCCGGCGCCAGAGCGCACGGTCACGACGGCGGAGCGCTCGTCGTATTCATGGCTGAGGAGGGTCGAGATCTCGAGTTCGGCCAGCTGATCGCGCAGCTTCCTGATGTCGCGGTCGGCTTCTTCGAGCGAGTCCGAGTCGCCTTCGTCCTGAGACATCTCGACGAGCAGCTCGGCATCGTCGATCCGCTCACCGAACTTCTCGAGCTTCTCCAGGGTGCCCTGCTTGTTTGAGAGCTTGGCTGAGGTCTTCTGCGCCGAATCGGGGTCGTCCCAGAACGTCGGCGACGACGCCTGCTCCGTGAGTTCGGCGACCTCGTCGCGCAGGTTGTCCAGATCGGACACGTCGAGAATCGCTTTGTACGTCTGGCGGAGGTTGGCGATTTCAGAAGAGTAATCAGTGGAGGCCATAATGATCCGATTCTAGTGCATGCCCTCCCTCGAGCATGAAACGGCGCCGAGGAGGTCGACCGTTGAGATATCGAGGACTGATCGATCGAGGCGGGCCCCGATCAGTCGCCCCGGCCCCAAAAAGCGCCGCCGGCGGGAGATCTGATTCATCCCGCCGCCGGCGCGGCTCACGTCGCGTCATACGAAGACCGGTGAGGAAAATATAGACCGAAACCCACCCTCGCGCAAGACGAAAACACCCCACAATGACATTCGTGAAACTACACCGTGAGCATTTGCACAACTCAATCCCGGTTATCCACAGATTTCCGAATTCACTGGATTCTTCATTCGACTACAGCTAGGTTAAACAGCAAATCACGCTGTCAATTGAATGATCGGGCAAGGGTTCAGAGTGGAAGCCACCGAAGTCATCACCAGCGAGGTTCACAAGCGGATCAGAGATCTCGATGTGGATCCCCGCGCCGATATTCAGCGCTCTCGCGAGCTCATTCGCGCCGTCATCGCCGAATACGATGAGCGCAGCCTCGTCGCCGATCTCCCGGTGCTCGAGGACAAAGAGGCGACGTTTCGGCATATCGACAATCAACTGTCGGGTTTCGGTGCCCTGCAGGACTATTTCGATGATCCGCACGTCGAAGAGATCTGGGTCAACTCCCCGAGCGAGGTCTTCATCGCCGTCGACGGAATCCACCAGCTGACGACGACGAAGCTGAGCTCGGGCGAACTCGATGACCTCATCGAGCGGATGCTGCGCACCTCGGGACGTCGCGTCGATCTCTCCCAGCCGTTTGTCGACGCCATTCTGCCCGACGGGTCCCGGCTGCATGTCGTGCTGCCCGATATCACTCGCACTCACCCGGCCGTGAATATCCGCAAGTTCATCGCCCGCCCGCGCAACCTCGCCAACCTCGTCGCTCACGGCTCACTGACTCCCGGGGCCGCCGAGTTCCTCGACGCGGCCGTGACGTGCGGTGCCAATATCCTCGTCTCCGGGGCTACTCAGGCCGGCAAAACCACTATGCTCAACGCCTTGGCCGGCTCGATACCGGCCCGCGAACGTACGATCTCCTGCGAAGAGGTCTTCGAACTCAATCTGCCCAGTCGCGACTGGGTTCCCATGCAGTGCCGCCAGCCGTCACTGGAAGGAACCGGCGAAGTCACCCTCCGCGCCCTGGTCAAAGAGGCGCTGCGGATGCGACCGACGCGCATCATCGTCGGCGAGGTCCGAGAAGCCGAAAGCCTGGACCTCCTGGTCGCGCTGAATTCCGGGTTGCCGGGAATGGGCACCATCCACGCAAACTCTGCTCGGGCGGCGATCACGAAGATCTGCACTCTGCCCCTCTTGGCCGGGGCGAACATCTCTTCGGCATTCGTCGTGCCCACCGTCGCCGTCAGCCTCGACGTCGTCGTCCACCTGCGCAGAGACCAGTCCGGAGTGCGCCGAGTCGATGAGATCTGCGCGGTGCCTGGCGGAGTCGAAGGCGACGTCGTCGAACTCGACACGATCTTCCATTCGCCGAGAGGACAGCTCGTTCGCGGTCAGGGGTTCGGCCACCTCGGCGAGCGATTTGCGGCCGTCGGCCGCGATCTTCACGCCATTCTGGAGGCGGCGTGAGCTATTCCCTGTCCGCTCTGCTCATCGGTGCCTGCCTCGGGGCAGGGCTGTTCCTCATCTGGATGTCGCTGTGGCGGCGACCGCAGGGCAAGCGGACTCAGTCACGGTGGGTGCGCGAACTCGATGACATGCTCACCGGAGCGGGATTCCCCAGACTGCGGCCGGCTCACCTGCTGCTCATCTCCGTCGCAGCGTTCTGTGTCGTCGCAGTCGTCGCCACAGTGCTCACCGGGTCGTGGGCGATCGCACTGTGCTTCGGTCTGTTCGCCTCCTGGCTGCCGCATCGGGCACTGCAGCATCGAGCGCGCAGTCGACAGGTGATGCGGCGGGAGCTGTGGCCCGAGACTCTTGACCATCTCAATTCCGGAGTCCGTGCGGGCCTGTCTCTGCCCGAAGCGCTGAGTTCCCTGGCGCATCGCGGACCCGAACCGCTGCGACCGCTGTTCGAAGTCTTCGCCGAAGAATATCGGGCCAGCGGCTCGTTCGCTTTGGCGTTGGAGCGCTTTCGGCAGGTCAGCGCCGACCCGGTGGCCGACCGTATCGTCGTCGCGCTCAGTGTCACCAGGCAGGTCGGCGGCAGCGATCTGGGAACCATGCTCCGAGCCTTGGCTCAGTTCGTCCGCGACGATGCCCGCACCCGCAATGAGCTCTCCGCCCGGCAGCAATGGACGGTCAACGGCGCCCGATTGGCCGTCGCCGCACCGTGGGTGGTGCTCGCGTTCCTCTCCACGCGACCCGAAACGGCGGTGGCATACAACTCCCGTACGGGGCTGATCCTCCTGGCCGCGGGCTTCGTCGTGTCTCTGCTGGCGTATCAGGCGATGAAGCGCATCGGTCGGCTCCCGTCCGAGCCCAGAGTCATCGAAGGGTCCTCACTCAGTGCCGCCCACCGCCGTTTCGCGGGCAGCCCCGGCGCGAGTGGCGGATTCGCCACCGACGACACAGACGTTGCGGACGGACGGGCGGCATGAGTCTCCTCGGCGAGCCCATGTCGATCCTGGCCCTCGGACTCTTCAACGGCTTCGCCCTGTGTGTCTTCGTCCTCTCCCTCCCGCCGCTGCGCAGACCGACTCTGTCGTCGCGGATCGCACCCTATCTGCGGGATCAGGAATCCTTGGTCGACATCTACGCTCCGCCGACCCCGCGCACCCAGGGATTCTGGGGACTGGTGAAGTCCTGGTTGATCGGTTCGACTCTGTGGGTGACGTCGCGCATCACCACGGATGCGACTCTGCGGCTGCGCATCGACCGCCTCGGCGGCAATGCCACGATCGAACGCTTCCGCATCAGCCAGGTGCTGAGCATCCTCGTCGGAATGATCGTCGCCGGCGGTCTGGCCGGTGCCCTGTCGGCGCAGCGCGGCTTCTCCCCCATCGTCACCGTCGTCCTCGTCATCAGCGGCGGCATCGCCGGGCACGTCTTCAACGATTGGCGGCTCAGCCAAGCCATCGCCCGCCACGAATCCCGCGTCCTCGCCGAGTTCCCCACCGTCGCCGAGCTCCTCGCACTGTCCATCACTGCGGGTGAGGGGATCGTGGAGGCTCTCGAACGCGTGTGCCGCACCTGCTCCGGCGACCTCATCGACGAACTCCGCGCGGCCCTGGCCGCCACCCGCACCGGGACTCCGCTGGTCGAAGCGCTCGATGCGATGGCCACGCGCATCGCCATC from Brevibacterium sp. JSBI002 includes the following:
- the smpB gene encoding SsrA-binding protein SmpB; translated protein: MPKDTGKKVIARNRKARHDYHIEDTWEAGLVLTGTEVKSLREGRASLTDGFALIFQNEAWLENVYIPEYLQGTWTNHSARRRRKLLLHREEILKISQKVKESGRTLVPLELYFDGSRVKVEIALARGKREWDKRQALREAQDKREAERAMKSKQYL
- a CDS encoding peptidoglycan DD-metalloendopeptidase family protein yields the protein MRRRLGLVLTAAALAVVMPVASVVADPRDDKSEVDERVKELQQEFEGLDEDLARVIAERDAAQEKLPDAEAESKAADDALAEAIEKDQDMAARLTSAENAQKDLKDTIKSGTEEIDKHKTSAARIGRQAYQNSGITSDLAMLLQMAEGTSADGGIGRVDSAVRSQQRTIDKLSEQRALNKNNEERLSGVTDKISDLKDEAAEAVLAKEAAQVDAKKKADSLNDLISAKDDAEKTISDNKDKTEKQLADEKAEQERLAEKVREWEKEQEKKGKFVFGDGVLANPAKGYPTTSPFGYRVHPITGARKLHTGMDFGVPCGTPIRSAGDGIVVTSGWTGGYGNRVVISHGKIKGNSIASTYNHNTKLKVHDGQRVKKGDIISYSGTTGASTGCHLHFEIMENGGYVDPKPFIF
- the ftsX gene encoding permease-like cell division protein FtsX, which encodes MRAGFILSEVVSGLRRNFSMVISVVLVTFVSLLFVGAAILLQMQVGQMKDFWYDRVQVSVFLCPPDSEATNCVDGEVTGDQKDQIRSELESSDLAPYVDKVYFEDKTEAYEHFQEQFKGTSLEGTVPKDEMNESFRVKLKDAEKYDIIKETFSSTPGVEEVVDQNQLLDRLFGVLNIATIVAIAIAGIMLLCAMLLIATTIRLSAFSRRRETGIMRLVGASNTFIQMPFLLEGVIASAIGATLSAGALGLLVHFGVSGWLQSQATGFSLISGWDVLLITPVLIIIGVLMAGASSLITLNKYTKV
- the ftsE gene encoding cell division ATP-binding protein FtsE — translated: MIRFDSVSKSYDTRSRKALDDISFEADRGEFVFLVGASGSGKSTVIRLILREEVPSAGRIHIAGKSVVKMPSWKVPYLRRGIGTVFQDFRLLPNKTVFANVAFALQVIGKSRAAMSTLVPDVLETVGLAGKEKRYPSELSGGEQQRVAIARAVVNKPGILLADEPTGNLDPATSADIMNVLEKINRNGTTVLMATHDGEIVNRMRRRVIELREGEIVRDVEEGTYGVAS
- the prfB gene encoding peptide chain release factor 2, whose protein sequence is MASTDYSSEIANLRQTYKAILDVSDLDNLRDEVAELTEQASSPTFWDDPDSAQKTSAKLSNKQGTLEKLEKFGERIDDAELLVEMSQDEGDSDSLEEADRDIRKLRDQLAELEISTLLSHEYDERSAVVTVRSGAGGDDATDWAQMLTRMYVRWAENRGYKVQELDTSYAEGAGIKSATIQIDAPYAYGTLSVEAGTHRLVRISPFDNQGRRQTSFAAVEVVPLIESTDHVEIDENDLRIDVYRSSGPGGQSVNTTDSAVRITHIPTGVVVSMQNEKSQIQNREAAMRVLQSRLLDLKRQEEAAQKKELAGDIKASWGDQMRSYVTHPYQMVKDLRTGYEVNNPSAVFDGDLDGLIEAGIRWRKEQEMAEEAEA
- a CDS encoding CpaF family protein encodes the protein MEATEVITSEVHKRIRDLDVDPRADIQRSRELIRAVIAEYDERSLVADLPVLEDKEATFRHIDNQLSGFGALQDYFDDPHVEEIWVNSPSEVFIAVDGIHQLTTTKLSSGELDDLIERMLRTSGRRVDLSQPFVDAILPDGSRLHVVLPDITRTHPAVNIRKFIARPRNLANLVAHGSLTPGAAEFLDAAVTCGANILVSGATQAGKTTMLNALAGSIPARERTISCEEVFELNLPSRDWVPMQCRQPSLEGTGEVTLRALVKEALRMRPTRIIVGEVREAESLDLLVALNSGLPGMGTIHANSARAAITKICTLPLLAGANISSAFVVPTVAVSLDVVVHLRRDQSGVRRVDEICAVPGGVEGDVVELDTIFHSPRGQLVRGQGFGHLGERFAAVGRDLHAILEAA
- a CDS encoding type II secretion system F family protein; this translates as MSYSLSALLIGACLGAGLFLIWMSLWRRPQGKRTQSRWVRELDDMLTGAGFPRLRPAHLLLISVAAFCVVAVVATVLTGSWAIALCFGLFASWLPHRALQHRARSRQVMRRELWPETLDHLNSGVRAGLSLPEALSSLAHRGPEPLRPLFEVFAEEYRASGSFALALERFRQVSADPVADRIVVALSVTRQVGGSDLGTMLRALAQFVRDDARTRNELSARQQWTVNGARLAVAAPWVVLAFLSTRPETAVAYNSRTGLILLAAGFVVSLLAYQAMKRIGRLPSEPRVIEGSSLSAAHRRFAGSPGASGGFATDDTDVADGRAA
- a CDS encoding type II secretion system F family protein encodes the protein MSLLGEPMSILALGLFNGFALCVFVLSLPPLRRPTLSSRIAPYLRDQESLVDIYAPPTPRTQGFWGLVKSWLIGSTLWVTSRITTDATLRLRIDRLGGNATIERFRISQVLSILVGMIVAGGLAGALSAQRGFSPIVTVVLVISGGIAGHVFNDWRLSQAIARHESRVLAEFPTVAELLALSITAGEGIVEALERVCRTCSGDLIDELRAALAATRTGTPLVEALDAMATRIAIPEIVQFVDGLAVSMTRGTPLAEVLRSQAADVREQSRRRLLELSGRKEIGMLVPVVVFVLPVTVIFAVFPSLTVLDLSP